The following DNA comes from Brassica oleracea var. oleracea cultivar TO1000 chromosome C5, BOL, whole genome shotgun sequence.
CCATTATCTATTAAACATAGTCAACGAGCTAAGTCAGGAAGGAGAAGTCAGAGCTGCGGTGATAAACGAAGCCCTGACAGCATGTCATAACCGAATTGACGCACTAGAACGCCACGTAGCTAGGCTGCAAATCAGGTCAGAAGTCCAAGCCATCAGGATCCGAGGTTCTCAAATGACGAACGCACCACCAGCGAATGAGCTCCGCCAAAAGATGACCACAACCCTGACAGATCAAGTCCAAATCCTCAGAGATCTCCTGGTACAACTACGCACCGCAACCAGAACGCCCTCGCAGACGCTCGAAGTCGCCGCCAAAGCACATGCACCGACTACCGAGCATGCGAGTAGAAGAAGAAACAGCAGAAACCCGGAAAGAAGAAACCGAGTGGGGGGGGGGGAGCAAGGATACTTTACATAGGAGGAGGACCCTCGCCGAACGCCCCGACGGTCACACAGCAACACTCGTACTGCCAATACCACCGATGCGTAAGTCATGAGACAACCGAGTGCAGGCAGCTGAAAGACGTGCTCTTCGCAAAATACCAAAGAGGCAAAATCTCGGTTCAGAATAACAACCCGGTGGGAATAAACACCCCGAACCTCTGGAAGTTAAGGAAACAACACCGACAAGAGAACCCCGAAGCAAACGAACAGAGAAGAAAAAGAAACAGAGAAAATGAACTGGATTCCCCGCCGTGCTTTCGAAGACGAATAAACGTAATCATGGGCGGACTCACCTCGTGCAACGATTCAGTCCGATCCATTCGAGCACACCAAAGAAGAGGCGACATTACGAACCGATTGAACGTATGGAGCCAGAAGGAGACAAAGACCTTCGGAGCCCCAATCACGAGTGATGACACGACGACCTTCACAGACGCAGACGCCGAAGGAGTAAATTTCCCACACAACGACCCCCTGGTCGTCGAGATAATGGTCGCGGACTGCGAAGTACCTAGAATCTTAGTGGACACCGGAAGCTCGGTAAACTTGATTTTCCAGGAAAACTTGCAAAAAATGGAGCTCCGAGGATACAAACACAAGCCAAAAACCCGACAATTGACAAGCTTCGCCGGAGAAACTACAATGTCCGTCGGAACGATAAAACTGCCCGTTCATCCAGGCGGGATAACGAAAATCACGACGTTCACCATAATAGACAAACCCGCGGTCTACAACATCATCCTAGGAACGCCATGGCTGCACGACATGGAGGCGGTACTTTCCTCATACCACCAATGCCTGAAGTTCCCGACATCATTAGGGACGCACGTGCTAAAAGGAAGCCAAGGGATCGCACGGGCGTGCTCCATCATGGGACCCGAGGAGATGAGGGTCCGGAGAGCTTGCAACGCCGTCATCAGCGAAATCCCCACCGAGCAAACCAGAACGGGAGAACCGCCGAGAGAAGCCATCGAACAATTCCCCATCGACGACAATAACCCCGAAAGACGCGTCGGAATAGGAAGCGAGCTGAGCCCAGATATCCGCGCCGAACTAATCGACTTCCTCAAAGAAAACTTCTCGACTTTCGCATGGAAAACAACCGATATGATCGGGATCGATCCCAGCATCATCTGCCACGAATTAAACGTCAACCCGACTTATAATCCGGTTAAACAGAAAAGAAGGAAGCTAGGACCAGAACGCGCGGCAGCCGTAAACGCGGAAGAAGAACGCCTCACGAATGCCGGTTCCATAAGGGAGGTCAGATACCCAGAATGGCTTGCAAATCCAGTGGTCGTCAAGAAAAAGAACGGATCCTGGAGAGTGTGCGTGGACTTTACCGATCTAAACAAGGCATGCCCGAAGGACAGCTTCCCACTACCTCACATAGATCGCATCGTGGAAGCCACGGCAGGAAACGAGCTACTCTCCTTAATGGACACCTTCGCCGGATATAACCAGATCCTGATGCATCCGGAAGATCAAGAGAAAACCTCATTCATCACCGAGAGAGGAACTTACTGCTACAAAGTCATGCCATTCGGACTCAAAAACGCCAGAGCCACCTACCAGCGATTGGTGAATGAAATGTTCTCAGAACAGCTAGGAAACACAATGGAGGTGTATATCGACGACATGCTGGTGAAAACATTCAGAGCAAAGAGCCACGTCAACGACCTGCGGAAATGTTTCGCGATACTCAACGAATATGAAGCTGAACCCGGCGAAATGCACCTTCGCGGTGACATCTGGAGAATTCCTGGGATACATCGTAACCAAAAGAGGCATCGAAGCTAATCCAAGAAAGATAGCCGCCATAATGGAGCTCCCGTCGCCCAGAAACACAAGAGAAGTCCGGCGATTAACCGGCCGCATCGCCGCACTCAACAGGTTCATCTCCCGATCCACTGACAAATGTCTCCCCTTTTACCAGCTGCTTCGAGCAAACAAACGCTTCAAATGGGACGACGACTGCGAAAAAGCCTTCGCCGAACTCAAACAATACCTAACGACGCCACCAGTTTTAGCCAAGCCCAAAGAAGGAGAGACCCTGTACCTATACGTATCAGTCACGGGATCGGCGGTTAGCGGAGTATTGGTAAGAGAGGAACGAGGCGAGCAAAGACCTATTTTTTACATCAGCAAGACGTTGGACGATACCGAGTCACGATACCCGACTCTGGAAAAGCTAGCGTTAGCAGTCGTGACCGCAGCAGAAAACTCCGTCCATATTTCCAATCGCATTCCATCGCAGTAATGACGACGCAATCGTTGCTAAATAATCTACACAGAATCACAGCCCAAGCCAATCAGGATGGATGGCCAAATGGGCGGTCGAGCTCAGCGAATACAACATAGAATACAAAAACAGGACTTGCGCGAAATCCCAGGTACTCGTTGACTTCCTCATTGAATTAACGCCGGAATTAGAAACGTCTATACCAAATCCGAAGGCCGCATGCACTCTTTATGTCGATGGATCATCATCGCGTCATGGAAGCGGGATCGGCATCCGTCTTGAATCGCCAACAAAAGAAGTCCTAGAGCAATCTTTCCGACTCGCATTTTTGGCATCCAACAACGAGGCGGAATACGGAGCCCTGATAGCGGGTCTCAGGCTGGCAAAGGCAATAGTAGCAAAAAGGATAGACGCTTTCTGCGACTCACAACTGGTCGCAATGCAGTTCTCAGGCGATTATGAAGCGAAAAACGATCGGATGGACGCCTACCTCAAGGTCGTCCAAGAATTAGCAGAAGGTTTCGCGAACTTCACCCTAACTAAAATTCCGAGAGGCGACAACACCTCAGCAGACGCCCTGGCGGCTTTAGCGTCGAGTTCCGATCCGATGCAGAAATGCATAATACCCGTAGAAAGCATCGAGGAACCAAGCATCGACATAACACCGAGCCTAAACCTAATCAACGAGCAGATCGCAATTGAGAACGACAAAGACAAAGAGGCCGAAGAAGAACCACTAGAGGAAGACGAGCAGCATGTCGACTGGAGAACCGAAATACTCCTTTACAATGAAGACGGAGAACTTCTGGAAGATAAATGGGTCGCAAGACGCTTGAAAACCCGATGCGCGAACTACGTGCACCTAGACGGAAATCTGTACAGAAGGAGCCCAACGGGAGCATGGCTAAGTTGCATCGACGGCGCCGAAATCGACAATGTAATAAGAGAAACCCACGAGGGCGCGGGAGGCAATCACTCAGGTGGCAGGTCCTTAACCCTAAAGATTAAGAAACTCGGATTCTACTGGCCGGCGATGGAAGCAGATTGCCAAAAGCACGCAACAAGATGCGAAAAATGCCAGCGACATGCACCGATGATACACGCCCCTACCAAACTTCTTAAAGCAACGGCACCACCGTATCCGTTCATGAGATGGGCAATGGACATAGTAGGACCTTTGCCCCGGCCGAGACAACAAAGATACATACTCGTCATAACCGACTACTTCACCAAATGGGTAGAAGACGAGGCGTACCCATCCATTAAAGACGAGCAAGTCAGAAAGTTCGTTTGGAAAAACATCATATGCCGGCACGGCCTACCTTACGAAATCGTCACCGACAACGGCTCGCAATTCATCTCCAACGACTTCGAGGACTTCTGCGCAAGCTGGAGTATCAGGCTAAGCAAATCAACCCCGCAATTCCCGCAAGGAAACGGTCAAGCCGAAGCGACAAACAAAAAAATCATCGACGGATTGAAGAAGCGGCTGGAGGCCAAAAAGGGACTATGGGCCGATGAGCTAGACGGAGTATTATGGTCACACCGAACCACTCCCAGACGAGCAACCGGTAGAACCCCGTTCTCATTATGTCACGGGGTGGAAGCGATGGCACCCGCAGAAGCCGCAGTAACTTCAGTAAGACGCATGATCATGCCAGAGGACGAAAAGCTCAACAACGAAAGACTTTGCGATCACAACGATCTCACCGAAGAAGACCGGGACCAGTCATTAGTCCGCATCCAAAACTACCAGCACCAGGCGGACAAGTACTACAGAAAAAAGGTGAAAGAAAGACGTTTCGAAGAGGGAGACTTAGTTCTCAGAAAGGCATTCGAAAACAAGGAAGAATTGAAGGCAGGAAAGCCCGGCGCCAACTGGGAAGGGCCGTATCTAATCTCAAAAATAGTCAAACCCGGCGTCTACCAAGTCATGGAAATGGACGGAACGGCGGTTCCCCGC
Coding sequences within:
- the LOC106344874 gene encoding uncharacterized protein LOC106344874 codes for the protein MGGLTSCNDSVRSIRAHQRRGDITNRLNVWSQKETKTFGAPITSDDTTTFTDADAEGVNFPHNDPLVVEIMVADCEVPRILVDTGSSVNLIFQENLQKMELRGYKHKPKTRQLTSFAGETTMSVGTIKLPVHPGGITKITTFTIIDKPAVYNIILGTPWLHDMEAVLSSYHQCLKFPTSLGTHVLKGSQGIARACSIMGPEEMRVRRACNAVISEIPTEQTRTGEPPREAIEQFPIDDNNPERRVGIGSELSPDIRAELIDFLKENFSTFAWKTTDMIGIDPSIICHELNVNPTYNPVKQKRRKLGPERAAAVNAEEERLTNAGSIREVRYPEWLANPVVVKKKNGSWRVCVDFTDLNKACPKDSFPLPHIDRIVEATAGNELLSLMDTFAGYNQILMHPEDQEKTSFITERGTYCYKVMPFGLKNARATYQRLVNEMFSEQLGNTMEVYIDDMLVKTFRAKSHVNDLRKCFAILNEYEAEPGEMHLRGDIWRIPGIHRNQKRHRS